Proteins encoded by one window of Neptunomonas phycophila:
- a CDS encoding peptidylprolyl isomerase — MAKAGARHILVKTKEEAEKLKQQLAKGADFATLAKKHSLCNSAKRGGDLGEFGPGTMVKPIDNVVFKKALLTVHGPVKTKFGFHLVETIYRH, encoded by the coding sequence ATGGCCAAAGCCGGTGCTCGACACATCTTAGTAAAAACAAAAGAAGAAGCCGAAAAGCTCAAGCAGCAACTGGCTAAAGGTGCCGACTTTGCCACGCTAGCGAAGAAACATTCCCTCTGCAATTCAGCCAAACGGGGAGGAGACCTAGGCGAGTTCGGCCCCGGGACTATGGTGAAACCAATAGACAACGTTGTCTTCAAAAAAGCACTACTCACCGTACATGGCCCAGTAAAAACTAAGTTTGGCTTTCACCTAGTTGAAACTATTTACCGGCATTAA
- a CDS encoding OprD family outer membrane porin has protein sequence MNTSNTLVVAIAAASVLASAHTYAEASSLREAIQQGTVSGAFQGYYFARDKASGKDNEIATLGFDLSYQTATLNGFGFKSTFQYTTSPWANNEAKSARRSNMYGSGAQLSEAYLSYGVNNTQAQLGRMYFWSPLLGGSGSRVTKEAFQGVTLVNKDLSNTTLTFAYMDKFQSRTDGNGDIGKFTETFKTAGAPWAFELDDGAYTLAIKNTSFDNLTLTAAYVNALDAFETAYFESAYSIGHFGVAAQYYTSQQDSEQRSDLFGIKGDATFGPLNLTLAYTTTDDDADVIPGVGNGADLAYTWSEVFAYQYQAGQDSTKLAAKYKIDSNAYVGASYLQEDGKGYDRAYTALTGGYQFSDAFGVTAAFEMGSKDAEDDELRVRANYTF, from the coding sequence ATGAATACCAGCAACACGCTTGTCGTGGCCATCGCGGCTGCTTCGGTTTTAGCTTCAGCACACACCTATGCTGAAGCAAGCAGCCTTCGCGAGGCAATCCAACAAGGTACGGTCAGCGGCGCATTTCAGGGTTATTACTTTGCCCGAGATAAAGCTTCAGGTAAGGACAATGAGATCGCAACGCTAGGCTTTGATCTAAGCTACCAAACCGCTACTTTGAATGGCTTTGGTTTCAAGAGCACGTTCCAGTACACAACATCACCTTGGGCAAATAACGAAGCGAAAAGCGCGCGCCGTAGCAACATGTATGGCTCAGGTGCTCAGCTCTCTGAGGCTTATTTATCATATGGCGTTAACAACACCCAAGCACAATTAGGCCGCATGTATTTCTGGTCGCCATTACTCGGTGGGAGTGGCTCGCGCGTGACAAAAGAGGCCTTCCAGGGTGTAACTCTAGTCAATAAAGACCTCTCGAACACCACGCTAACCTTTGCATACATGGACAAATTCCAGTCACGCACCGATGGTAACGGGGATATTGGCAAATTTACCGAGACGTTTAAAACCGCCGGCGCACCTTGGGCGTTCGAGTTGGACGATGGCGCTTACACGCTTGCTATCAAAAACACGTCGTTCGATAACTTAACCCTGACCGCCGCTTACGTTAACGCGCTGGATGCGTTCGAAACGGCCTATTTCGAATCCGCTTACAGCATCGGTCATTTTGGCGTAGCCGCACAGTATTACACCAGCCAACAAGATAGCGAACAACGCAGTGATCTATTTGGTATCAAGGGTGATGCCACCTTTGGCCCATTGAACCTTACACTGGCGTACACAACTACAGATGACGATGCCGATGTCATTCCGGGTGTGGGTAACGGTGCAGACTTGGCCTACACATGGTCTGAGGTCTTTGCTTACCAATACCAAGCAGGCCAAGACTCTACAAAACTGGCCGCTAAATATAAGATAGACTCCAACGCCTACGTGGGCGCAAGCTACTTACAAGAAGATGGCAAAGGTTATGATCGGGCCTATACAGCCTTAACTGGCGGCTATCAATTCAGCGATGCTTTTGGCGTGACAGCTGCGTTTGAAATGGGCAGCAAAGATGCAGAAGACGATGAGCTGAGGGTGCGAGCGAACTATACGTTTTAA